The following coding sequences are from one Procambarus clarkii isolate CNS0578487 chromosome 86, FALCON_Pclarkii_2.0, whole genome shotgun sequence window:
- the LOC138358751 gene encoding protein SPT2 homolog, with the protein MSVYATNDYHCGAPRPRERRATSTGAARHVHGSGAPRPRERRATSTGAARHVHGSGAPRPRERRATSTGAARHVHGSGAPRPRERRATSTGAARHVHGSGAPRPRERRATSTGAARHVHGSGAPRPRERRATSTGAARHVHGSGAPRPRERRATSTGAARHVHGSGAPRPRERRATSTGAARHVHGSGAPRPRERRATSTGAARHVHGSGAPRPRERRATSTGAARHVHGSGAPRPRERRATSTGAALSYTRWPHSPVS; encoded by the coding sequence ATGTCAGTTTATGCCACAAATGATTACCACTGCGGCGCGCCACGTCCACGGGAGCGGCGCGCCACGTCCACGGGAGCGGCGCGCCACGTCCACGGGAGCGGCGCGCCACGTCCACGGGAGCGGCGCGCCACGTCCACGGGAGCGGCGCGCCACGTCCACGGGAGCGGCGCGCCACGTCCACGGGAGCGGCGCGCCACGTCCACGGGAGCGGCGCGCCACGTCCACGGGAGCGGCGCGCCACGTCCACGGGAGCGGCGCGCCACGTCCACGGGAGCGGCGCGCCACGTCCACGGGAGCGGCGCGCCACGTCCACGGGAGCGGCGCGCCACGTCCACGGGAGCGGCGCGCCACGTCCACGGGAGCGGCGCGCCACGTCCACGGGAGCGGCGCGCCACGTCCACGGGAGCGGCGCGCCACGTCCACGGGAGCGGCGCGCCACGTCCACGGGAGCGGCGCGCCACGTCCACGGGAGCGGCGCGCCACGTCCACGGGAGCGGCGCGCCACGTCCACGGGAGCGGCGCGCCACGTCCACGGGAGCGGCGCGCCACGTCCACGGGAGCGGCGCGCCACGTCCACGGGAGCGGCGCGCCACGTCCACGGGAGCGGCGCGCCACGTCCACGGGAGCGGCGCGCCACGTCCACGGGAGCGGCGCGCCACGTCCACGGGAGCGGCGCGCCACGTCCACGGGAGCGGCGCGCCACGTCCACGGGAGCGGCGCGCCACGTCCACGGGAGCGGCGCTGTCTTACACCCGCTGGCCTCACTCTCCCGTTAGCTAA